The sequence CCGCGAAGACCTCCGGGCGGTCAGGGAGCGTGGCTACGCGATCGACGACGAAGAGCGGATTCGTGGGCTCCGCTGTGTCGGGGCGCCGGTGATCCGGGACGGCGACGTCCTCGGCGCGATCAGCATCTCCGGACCCACGCGTCGGTTCGACGACGCATACACGGAACGGATGGGGGGTATCGTCCGGGACGCGGCACGCGTCATCGAGATGAACGCGAAGTACGCCTGATCTGTTCTGCAATACGGAACACAATCGGCCGTATCACGTCCCGACCGTGACCCTCGAGCGTCGCCGCGACGATATCCACACGGCGTCGACCGGATCCTCCTCTATCTTTCCAGTGTAGTGTTGGATAACCAGCCCTCGAATCGGTGCTGTTCTCGATCGGTCGTCTCCGCTGTCCGACGGTACCGGGCACCAGAACACCATAGAACAATGGCTGTTCCGGGACGAATTCCGCGGATCGGCCGTACCATCCACGTAATGCTGGGGGAGATGACCAGTCCGTCGATCCGTTCCGGAAGAACGAACGAGTCGGACGCGTCTCGGTCCGCCCTCGCGTCGGTCCTGGGGAACGGACGGTACCGCCTCGGTGACGGTCCGGGGGACCTACCGCTCTTCGTCGCGCTCCGCCTCCCAGTCGTCCGCGCGGTCCTGTAGGAACGCCCGGAGGTCGTGGGACTCGCCCGTCTCTCGGTCGATCAGTCGGACCTCCTGGTGGACGTCCCAGCGGTCGCCGTCGACGGTCGCGGTCGCGTCGACGCTACGCCGGAGGATGTTCTCTTCGCGATCGAGCAGCCCGTGGACGCGTTCGAGCGTGACGGCCGGATCGAGGGGTGTCTGGGTGTCCCGTTCGGTGTTCACGTCGAGGTGGCGCCGCAGGTAGGACCGAACGGTCATGTGCGTGACCCACTCGTGTTCCAGGGCCTCGACGTCGACCCCGTTGGTCCGCAGTCGCCGCCGCAGGTCGGACTGGTCGCTTTTCGACGCGGAGCCGTCTGGGTCGCCGAGGATCCGATAGACGGATTCCGGGGCGAACGGTCGCTCCCCCAGGAACGCCTTGGTCACCTCGACGTTGACGAAAGCCGCCAGATCGCGGAGCGAGTCGCCCTCGACGTCGTACCGGCGCTGCAACCGCGAATCGAGATCGTCGAGGTCGTACCGGTCGACCAGCCGGGCGACCTTCAATCGGGAGGCGTCGTCGGTCATGCGCTCTGGCGTTCGAAGTCGGGGGCCGCGATCGTCGGCCGGTCGATCGCGCTCGCCTCCTCGGGGAGGAGGGCGGTGATCAGAAACGGTGCGTACTCGTTGATGTACTCGAAGAGCCGTTCGAGCCGGGTGGCATCGATCGATTCGACGGAATCGAACAGGACCATCGGCACCGTCTCGTCGAGGTCGTGGACGAGATAGCCCGAGAGGGAGAGGACGATCCCGATGACCTCGCGTTCGGACTCGGAGAGGCTTTCGAGGGTGTCCTCGTAGACCGTCCCCTCGGCCGATTCCCGGACCAGATGGATGTCGAATACCGTGGCCGTCGACCCCTCCGAGGCGATCCGTTCGATCCAGACCCGAGTGATGTTGTCGTACCCGAGTCGATCGATCACGTCCGCCATCTGGGCGTTGAACTTCTCGACGATCTCCCGTTCGGTCCGCTCGATCGTACTGCGAGCGGTCTCGAGGTCCGCGGTGACCGTCGCCAGTTGCTCCTCGATCGACTCCTTCCGTGCGATCTGCTCCTCGATGTCTGCGATCTCCTCTCTGACGGACGCCAGTCGCGTCTCGAGTTGGCCGCGGCGGTGCTGGAGTCGGCTGAGCCGCTGGTAGGCCTCCGGGAGGTCGCTATCCCGGAGCGCCTCGGTCTCGGCGACCCGATCTTCTGCTGTTTCGATGTCCTGTTCTACGTCCTGCAGGTCGGCCTGGAGCGACTCCAGCGCCGATCGTTCGGCCTCGATCGTGGTCGCCGTCTCTCGGCGCTCGGCCTCCAGGCGCTCCCGTCGTTCCTTCTCGTCCTCGATGGACCGGAGTTCCGCCGTCAGGTCGGCCTTTTTGGCTCGGAGTTCCTGTAGCTGGTCGTTTTTCTCCGCCCGAACCGTCTCCAGGGTCTCGATTCGCCCTTCGATCCGGGACCGTTCGACCTCGCTGCCACACGTCCAGCATCGGACCGTACTCGTCTCCGGATGCAGGTCGGCGGTCACGTCCTCGTCGCTATCGAAGACGCCGATGACGTCCTCCCCCTCGAGAATCGACCGGTTGTTGGCGATGATGTCGTTCAGGTCCGCGATCGTCGACTGGAGCGCGCTGATGTCGGTCGCCACTCGTCGTTGTTCCGCGTTCAACTCCTCGATTTGCCGTTCGGCGACCGATAGTTCCGCCAGTTCGGCCTCGATTTCGGCCAGTTCGTCCTCGTACGTCTCGATCGACGACTCGGTCTCGTCGATCTCCGCCTCCGTGCGCCGTCGCCGCTCGCGCAGTTCCTCGAGTTCCTCGAGTCGGCGTTCGGCGTCCCTGATCTGCTCGCTGGTCGTCTCGTACTCGTCGATCTCCGCCTGCACCGCCTCGACGTCCGCCTCGACCGCTGCGAGGTCCGATTCCAGCGCTCGCTCCCGTTCGCGACGGTCCGGGAGGTCCTGCTGGACGGCTTCGATCCGGTCGAGTTCCCCCTCGAGTGAGGACCGCTCTTGTTTGAGCGACCGGATCTCCGCGTTGATCGCGGCCGTGTCGACCCCGCGCATCAGTATCTCGCGGAGTCCGTCGCCGCCGTTCCGGACCGCCGTGCGGGCCGGATTGGTCGCGAAGAGTGCGGCGTAGGTATCGACCAGTTCTGCCCGGTCGGACATGGGGTCGCCGCCACGAACGACGGCGCCGTCGGTGCTCGAGTACGTCCGCGTGGCGATGGTCTCCCCCATCGTCACCGTCACCTCGCCCGCCTCCGTGTCGGATTTCAGGGTCGCCGCGGCGCGATCGGCACCGAGGGCAGCTGCGATCGACCGCAGAAAGGACGTCCGGTTCGTCGCATTCTCCCCGGAGAGGATCGTCACCCCGGG is a genomic window of Halanaeroarchaeum sp. HSR-CO containing:
- a CDS encoding archaea-specific SMC-related protein, with amino-acid sequence MTVPAGTPATVAISNLGGIETLETTIPPGVTILSGENATNRTSFLRSIAAALGADRAAATLKSDTEAGEVTVTMGETIATRTYSSTDGAVVRGGDPMSDRAELVDTYAALFATNPARTAVRNGGDGLREILMRGVDTAAINAEIRSLKQERSSLEGELDRIEAVQQDLPDRRERERALESDLAAVEADVEAVQAEIDEYETTSEQIRDAERRLEELEELRERRRRTEAEIDETESSIETYEDELAEIEAELAELSVAERQIEELNAEQRRVATDISALQSTIADLNDIIANNRSILEGEDVIGVFDSDEDVTADLHPETSTVRCWTCGSEVERSRIEGRIETLETVRAEKNDQLQELRAKKADLTAELRSIEDEKERRERLEAERRETATTIEAERSALESLQADLQDVEQDIETAEDRVAETEALRDSDLPEAYQRLSRLQHRRGQLETRLASVREEIADIEEQIARKESIEEQLATVTADLETARSTIERTEREIVEKFNAQMADVIDRLGYDNITRVWIERIASEGSTATVFDIHLVRESAEGTVYEDTLESLSESEREVIGIVLSLSGYLVHDLDETVPMVLFDSVESIDATRLERLFEYINEYAPFLITALLPEEASAIDRPTIAAPDFERQSA
- the rdfA gene encoding rod-determining factor RdfA, whose protein sequence is MTDDASRLKVARLVDRYDLDDLDSRLQRRYDVEGDSLRDLAAFVNVEVTKAFLGERPFAPESVYRILGDPDGSASKSDQSDLRRRLRTNGVDVEALEHEWVTHMTVRSYLRRHLDVNTERDTQTPLDPAVTLERVHGLLDREENILRRSVDATATVDGDRWDVHQEVRLIDRETGESHDLRAFLQDRADDWEAERDEER